In Mastomys coucha isolate ucsf_1 unplaced genomic scaffold, UCSF_Mcou_1 pScaffold5, whole genome shotgun sequence, one genomic interval encodes:
- the Krt35 gene encoding keratin, type I cuticular Ha5, which translates to MASKCLKASFSSGSLKSPGKAGGGSTHMSSMYSSSSCKLPSPSRGARSFSVCSAGLGRGNYRVSSCLPALCLPMGGFATSYSTGGGWYGEGILTGNEKETMQSLNDRLASYLEKVRQLEQENASLESRIREWCEQQVPYMCPDYQSYFRTMEELQKKTLCSKAENARLVVQIDNAKLAADDFRTKYETEVSLRQLVEADINGLRRILDDLTLCKADLEAQVESLKEELLCLKKNHEEEVNSLRCQLGDRLNVEVDAAPPVDLNRVLDEMRCQYETLVENNRRDAEDWYDTQTEELNQQVVSSSEQLQSCQSDIIELRRTVNSLEIELQAQQSMRDALDSTLAETEARYSSQLAQMQCMIGNVESQLGEIRADLERQNQEYQVLLDVRARLECEINTYRGLLESEDSKLPCNPCAPDYSSSKSCLPCLPAVSCSTGTARTTCSPRPVCVPCPGGRF; encoded by the exons ATGGCTTCCAAATGCCTCAAGGCCAGCTTCTCCTCGGGATCTCTGAAGAGCCCGGGTAAAGCTGGAGGGGGATCCACTCACATGTCCAGCATGTACTCCAGTAGCTCTTGTAAGCTGCCTAGTCCTTCCCGGGGAGCtcggagtttctctgtgtgttctgccGGCCTGGGTAGAGGCAATTACAGGGTCTCCAGCTGCCTTCcagctctctgcctcccaatgggAGGCTTTGCCACCAGCTACAGCACGGGTGGAGGTTGGTATGGGGAAGGCATCCTCACGGGCAATGAGAAGGAGACTATGCAGTCCCTGAACGACCGCCTGGCCAGCTATCTGGAGAAGGTGCGCCAGCTGGAGCAGGAGAATGCCAGCCTGGAGAGCCGAATTCGGGAGTGGTGTGAGCAGCAGGTGCCCTATATGTGTCCTGATTATCAGTCTTACTTCCGGACCATGGAGGAGCTCCAGAAGAAA ACTCTTTGCAGCAAGGCAGAGAATGCCAGGCTGGTGGTGCAGATCGACAATGCCAAGCTGGCTGCTGATGACTTCAGGACCAA GTATGAGACTGAGGTTTCCCTGCGGCAGCTGGTGGAGGCTGACATCAATGGTCTGCGCAGGATCCTGGATGATCTGACTCTGTGCAAGGCTGACCTGGAAGCTCAGGTGgagtctctgaaggaagaattgctctgcctcaagaagaaccatgAGGAG GAAGTGAACTCACTGCGCTGCCAGCTCGGCGACCGGCTCAATGTTGAGGTGGACGCTGCCCCACCCGTTGATTTGAACCGCGTTCTGGATGAGATGAGGTGCCAGTATGAGACCTTGGTGGAGAATAACCGGAGGGACGCAGAAGACTGGTATGACACCCAG ACCGAGGAACTGAACCAGCAGGTCGTGTCCAGCTCAGAGCAGCTGCAGTCCTGCCAGTCGGACATCATTGAGTTGAGACGCACTGTCAACTCCCTGGAGATTGAGCTGCAGGCTCAGCAGAGCATG AGAGATGCTTTGGACTCCACCCTGGCAGAGACGGAAGCCCGCTACAGCTCTCAGCTGGCCCAGATGCAGTGCATGATCGGCAACGTGGAGTCCCAGCTTGGTGAGATCCGGGCTGACCTGGAGCGTCAGAACCAGGAGTACCAGGTGCTGCTGGATGTGAGGGCCAGGCTGGAGTGTGAGATCAACACGTACAGGGGCCTGCTGGAGAGCGAGGACAGCAA gCTTCCCTGCAACCCATGTGCCCCTGACTACTCATCCTCCAAGTCATGTCTCCCCTGCCTTCCTGCGGTCTCCTGCAGCACAGGCACAGCTCGTACAACCTGCAGCCCCCGTCCGGTCTGTGTGCCGTGCCCAGGGGGTCGGTTCTGA